One region of Flavobacterium sp. GSB-24 genomic DNA includes:
- a CDS encoding CvpA family protein, producing the protein MSFFDIIVAALLAFSLYKGIKNGLFVEVASFISLLLGIYLAIKFSSLMTGMISKHVSWNPTNIQLTAFVLTFILVVIGVYFLAKILTGIADFAMLGWMNKLGGGLFRVLKTILILSIFIALFEKINFNNTFAKKETLDNYIFYNPVKKVAAFVYPSIEKWYETFKKEHSEKPQEKETSESEKE; encoded by the coding sequence ATGAGTTTTTTTGATATTATTGTTGCCGCACTTCTGGCTTTTAGTTTATACAAAGGAATTAAAAATGGACTTTTTGTAGAAGTTGCTTCTTTTATTTCGCTGTTATTAGGAATTTATCTTGCCATTAAATTTTCTTCTTTAATGACTGGAATGATTTCAAAACATGTCTCCTGGAATCCGACAAATATTCAACTTACGGCTTTTGTATTAACGTTTATTCTAGTTGTAATTGGTGTTTATTTTCTAGCTAAAATATTAACCGGAATTGCCGATTTTGCCATGCTGGGATGGATGAACAAATTAGGAGGAGGTCTTTTCAGGGTTTTAAAGACCATTCTTATTCTAAGTATTTTTATCGCTTTGTTTGAAAAAATAAACTTCAATAATACTTTCGCTAAAAAAGAAACTTTAGACAATTATATTTTTTATAATCCCGTAAAAAAAGTTGCTGCTTTTGTATATCCGTCGATTGAAAAATGGTATGAGACTTTTAAAAAGGAACATTCTGAAAAACCACAAGAAAAAGAAACTTCTGAATCTGAAAAAGAATAA
- a CDS encoding cellulase family glycosylhydrolase: MKNTIKDYLLSFALCFAFIGVLACSSEKEDAPPVSIKTVVSSINKIDFESKETTVEITINSNATNWTLSNPASWIKLSQAVGTSGSTIVKITASENVDTAVRNTVLKLTSTEGNASEISISQAAGSLYPSYNTNPIAADASGMGSSAVELAAKIKLGWNIGNTLEATGGETAWGNPKVTKELIDAVKAKGFNAIRIPCSWNQNLENASTAKIKTEWLNRVKEVVQYCVDNDMYVLVNIHWDGGWLENNITEAKKVENNAKQKAFWEQIATHLRGFDEHLLFASANEPAVEDAAQMAVLTSYHQTFIDAVRSTGGKNASRVLVVQGPTTDIEKTNKLMTTLPVDKVTGRMMVEVHYYSPWNFAGLTKDETWGKMFYYWGTGFHSTTDTERNATWGEEADLEKNFKLMKTQFVDKGIPVLLGEFGAIRRTTLTGDALTLHLNSRAYYLKTVVKTAKANGLLPFYWDEGSIGNNGFGIFNRSNNTVFDTQALNALIEGLQ; the protein is encoded by the coding sequence ATGAAAAATACAATTAAAGATTACCTGTTAAGCTTCGCCCTGTGTTTTGCTTTTATAGGAGTTTTAGCCTGTAGTTCTGAGAAAGAAGATGCGCCTCCTGTATCCATAAAGACAGTTGTTTCGAGCATTAATAAAATTGATTTTGAAAGTAAAGAAACTACAGTTGAGATTACTATTAATTCTAATGCAACAAATTGGACTTTAAGTAATCCCGCAAGTTGGATAAAATTAAGTCAAGCAGTTGGGACTTCAGGAAGCACGATTGTAAAAATTACGGCTTCAGAAAATGTAGATACAGCAGTACGAAATACAGTATTGAAATTAACTTCTACAGAAGGGAATGCTTCAGAAATTTCAATTTCTCAGGCAGCAGGAAGTTTGTACCCAAGTTATAATACGAATCCAATTGCAGCAGATGCTTCTGGAATGGGAAGTTCAGCAGTTGAATTGGCAGCTAAGATTAAACTCGGATGGAATATCGGAAATACTTTGGAAGCAACTGGAGGTGAAACCGCTTGGGGAAATCCAAAAGTTACCAAAGAGCTGATTGATGCTGTAAAAGCAAAAGGTTTCAATGCCATCAGAATTCCGTGTTCTTGGAATCAAAATTTGGAAAATGCTTCAACAGCAAAAATCAAAACAGAATGGCTGAACAGAGTAAAAGAAGTAGTGCAGTATTGCGTCGATAATGATATGTATGTTTTGGTTAATATTCATTGGGACGGCGGATGGCTGGAAAACAATATTACCGAAGCCAAAAAAGTAGAAAACAACGCCAAACAAAAAGCTTTTTGGGAACAAATCGCAACACATTTAAGAGGTTTCGATGAGCATTTGCTTTTTGCAAGCGCCAACGAACCAGCGGTTGAAGATGCTGCTCAAATGGCGGTTTTAACTTCTTACCACCAAACTTTTATTGATGCAGTTCGTTCAACTGGAGGAAAAAACGCTTCTCGTGTTTTAGTCGTTCAAGGGCCGACAACAGATATCGAAAAAACAAACAAATTAATGACTACATTGCCAGTAGATAAAGTAACTGGCAGAATGATGGTCGAAGTGCATTATTATTCGCCTTGGAACTTTGCTGGTTTAACCAAAGATGAGACTTGGGGTAAAATGTTTTATTATTGGGGAACTGGTTTTCACTCTACAACCGATACAGAACGAAATGCCACTTGGGGAGAGGAAGCAGATTTGGAGAAAAACTTCAAATTAATGAAAACACAATTTGTAGATAAAGGAATTCCAGTTTTATTGGGAGAATTTGGAGCAATCCGAAGAACAACTTTAACGGGAGATGCTCTGACTTTACATTTAAATTCAAGAGCTTATTATTTAAAAACAGTGGTAAAAACAGCAAAAGCAAACGGATTATTACCATTTTATTGGGATGAAGGAAGCATAGGAAACAACGGTTTCGGAATTTTCAATAGAAGCAATAATACTGTTTTTGATACACAGGCTTTAAACGCCTTAATAGAAGGATTACAGTAA
- a CDS encoding glycoside hydrolase family 95 protein yields MIKKTFLILLLTSYFTNVSAQSKNVLWYKQPAEFFEESLVLGNGKMGATVFGGANSDKIYLNDITLWSGEPVNANMSPDAYKNIPAIREALKNENYKLAEELNKKVQGKNSESYAPLGTLEINNSEKGKAVNYHRELDLSNAISKVSYEMAGIKYTREYFVSAPDQIMIIKLTADQKGALNFDVNLKSLLKSNVEVRNNILVLTGSAPIHENAGYTVLPKYLDIKERGTRFTTLIQIKKTDGKITSSRESLSLKDATEAIIYVSVATSFNGFDKNPATEGLDEVSIALQNLNKAYAKSFDKVKESHIADYQKFFNRVNLDLGKTTAPDLPTDERLLRYADGKEDKNLEILYFNFGRYLLISSSRTLGVPANLQGLWNPHLSPPWSSNYTMNINLEENYWLAENTNLSEMHSSLLSFIKNLSVTGKVTAKTFYGVNKGWAAAHNSDIWAMTNPVGQFGKEDPMWACWPMAGAWLSTHIWEHYIFTKDVAYLKKEGYPLMKGAAEFCLGWLVTDKNGNLITSPSTSPENQYKLADGFVGATLYGGTADLAMIRECFDKTIKASKVLNTDADFRAKLETALAKLYPYQIGKKGNLQEWYFDWDDNDPKHRHQSQLFGLFPGDHITPLKTPDLAEASRKTLEIKGDETTGWSKGWRINLWARLWDGNRAYKMFRELLRYVDPDGKKTEKPRRGGGTYPNLFDAHPPFQIDGNFGGAAAVAEMLVQSDENEIRLLPALPDAWDEGSVSGICARGGFEIEMTWSNKKPEKVIVSSKNGGKTTLIFGDKKQEIVLKKGESLEIKF; encoded by the coding sequence ATGATAAAAAAAACATTTCTCATCTTACTTCTCACATCTTACTTTACAAACGTTTCTGCGCAATCTAAAAATGTTTTATGGTACAAGCAGCCTGCAGAATTCTTTGAGGAAAGCTTAGTTTTAGGAAATGGAAAAATGGGAGCAACCGTTTTTGGAGGCGCCAATTCGGATAAAATTTATTTGAATGATATTACGCTTTGGTCGGGCGAACCTGTAAATGCTAATATGAGTCCAGATGCGTATAAAAACATTCCAGCAATTCGGGAAGCTTTAAAAAACGAGAACTATAAACTGGCTGAAGAATTAAATAAAAAAGTTCAGGGAAAAAACTCCGAATCGTATGCGCCTTTAGGAACATTAGAAATCAATAATTCCGAAAAAGGAAAAGCAGTAAATTATCATCGGGAACTGGATCTTTCGAACGCGATTTCAAAAGTAAGTTACGAAATGGCCGGCATAAAATATACGCGTGAATATTTTGTTTCGGCTCCAGATCAAATAATGATCATCAAATTGACAGCCGATCAAAAAGGCGCTTTGAATTTTGATGTCAATTTAAAAAGTCTCTTAAAGTCAAATGTTGAAGTAAGAAACAATATTTTGGTTCTAACAGGTTCTGCACCAATTCATGAAAATGCTGGATATACCGTTTTACCCAAATATTTAGACATAAAAGAAAGAGGAACAAGATTTACGACTTTAATCCAAATCAAAAAAACTGATGGAAAAATTACAAGTTCGAGAGAATCTTTAAGTTTAAAAGATGCAACTGAAGCTATTATTTATGTTTCTGTTGCCACAAGTTTTAATGGTTTTGATAAAAATCCCGCAACAGAAGGTTTAGATGAAGTGTCAATTGCATTACAAAATTTAAACAAAGCTTATGCAAAATCATTCGATAAAGTAAAAGAATCCCATATTGCCGATTATCAAAAATTCTTTAATCGTGTAAATTTAGATTTAGGAAAAACAACCGCTCCAGATTTACCAACAGACGAACGTTTATTGCGCTACGCTGACGGAAAAGAAGATAAAAACTTAGAAATTTTGTATTTCAATTTCGGACGTTATCTGCTAATCAGTTCATCAAGGACTTTGGGCGTTCCGGCCAATTTGCAAGGACTTTGGAATCCGCATTTGAGTCCGCCTTGGAGCAGTAATTATACCATGAATATCAATCTGGAAGAAAATTACTGGCTGGCGGAAAACACCAATCTTTCAGAAATGCATTCGTCACTTTTGAGTTTTATTAAAAATCTTTCTGTAACAGGAAAAGTTACGGCTAAGACTTTTTATGGAGTAAATAAAGGATGGGCAGCGGCACATAACTCAGATATTTGGGCAATGACCAATCCAGTTGGGCAATTTGGAAAAGAAGACCCAATGTGGGCTTGCTGGCCAATGGCGGGCGCGTGGCTGAGCACACACATTTGGGAACATTATATTTTTACTAAAGATGTTGCTTATTTGAAAAAAGAAGGATATCCTTTAATGAAAGGCGCAGCCGAATTTTGTTTGGGCTGGCTTGTAACAGATAAAAACGGAAATCTCATTACGTCGCCATCAACTTCGCCAGAAAATCAATATAAATTGGCAGATGGTTTTGTCGGAGCTACTTTATACGGCGGAACAGCCGATTTGGCTATGATTCGTGAATGTTTTGATAAAACGATAAAAGCTTCAAAAGTTCTGAATACAGATGCTGATTTTAGAGCAAAATTAGAAACAGCGCTTGCAAAGCTTTATCCATATCAAATTGGTAAAAAAGGAAATCTTCAAGAGTGGTATTTTGATTGGGATGATAATGATCCAAAACACCGCCATCAATCGCAGTTATTTGGACTTTTTCCGGGCGATCATATCACGCCTTTAAAAACACCCGATTTGGCTGAAGCTTCTAGAAAAACTTTAGAAATAAAAGGCGATGAAACTACAGGCTGGTCAAAAGGCTGGAGAATTAATCTTTGGGCGAGACTTTGGGACGGAAACCGCGCTTATAAAATGTTCCGTGAATTATTGCGTTACGTTGATCCAGATGGTAAAAAAACAGAAAAACCAAGAAGAGGAGGAGGAACATATCCAAATTTATTCGATGCACATCCGCCATTTCAAATTGATGGTAATTTTGGAGGCGCAGCAGCTGTGGCGGAAATGTTAGTTCAGTCAGACGAAAACGAAATTCGATTATTGCCTGCTTTGCCAGACGCTTGGGACGAAGGTTCTGTAAGTGGTATCTGCGCAAGAGGCGGATTTGAAATTGAAATGACTTGGAGCAATAAAAAACCAGAAAAAGTAATTGTTTCTTCTAAAAATGGAGGAAAAACAACTTTGATCTTTGGTGATAAAAAACAAGAGATTGTTTTGAAAAAAGGAGAAAGCCTAGAAATCAAATTCTAA
- a CDS encoding sialate O-acetylesterase: protein MKKSLLFIFLIISVLSNANVRMPLIFSDGMVLQRDKQIPIWGFADPNESVEIHFNKQIKKTQADKNGKWIVNLNAEKAGGPFELIIIGKNKITIKNVLVGEVWICSGQSNMEFQVYKTMNAEKEIADSNYPMIRHFGVAQDLSGTPKDDLKQGKWEAANKETVGNFTAVGYYFARKLYAELKIPIGIINTSWGGTNVETWTSREAFQNSPEFKAMIADVPVVDIDSVFEIYKKSVLDNLKKVQGFDVSLENENQFKDPNFQDKNWPEIKVPSLWENQQIGNIDGIVWMRKTIVLTAEQAKKEAVLHLAKVDDEDKTYVNGVEVGTNNLWDKLRVYKIPANVLKEGTNVIAVRITDYSGGGGIYGDPTDLKIDFKDTNLPLDGLWKFNVVQVKIAISPNSYPSLLYNAMVNPLVPYAMQGVLWYQGEANVWRAAEYKKSFPLMINDWRTKFKQGDFPFYFVQLSTFDEFGGNSQKGSRWAELREAQSETLKLKNTGMVVTTDIGNAKDIHPTNKQDVGLRLAAVAMNNIYGKKQVHSGPAYKSQEIKGNQIILTFDNIGSGISTPNNDELKGFEIAGSDKVFHAAKAIIKDNKIIVSSDKVQNPVAVHYGWADDDTAINLFNKEKFPASPFRTDNWEMITANEKYSVSK from the coding sequence ATGAAAAAGAGTTTACTATTTATTTTTCTGATAATTAGTGTTTTGTCAAATGCTAATGTGAGAATGCCTTTAATATTCTCTGACGGAATGGTGCTTCAAAGAGACAAGCAAATCCCGATTTGGGGTTTTGCAGATCCAAATGAAAGTGTAGAAATTCACTTCAACAAACAAATTAAGAAAACACAAGCCGATAAAAACGGAAAATGGATAGTGAATTTAAATGCTGAAAAAGCCGGCGGACCATTTGAATTAATCATTATTGGAAAAAATAAAATCACCATCAAGAATGTTTTGGTTGGTGAAGTTTGGATTTGCAGCGGACAATCTAATATGGAATTTCAGGTTTACAAAACCATGAATGCCGAAAAAGAAATTGCAGATTCTAATTATCCTATGATTCGTCATTTTGGTGTCGCTCAAGATTTAAGCGGCACTCCAAAAGACGATTTGAAACAAGGAAAATGGGAAGCAGCAAATAAAGAAACGGTTGGCAATTTTACGGCAGTTGGTTATTATTTCGCCAGAAAATTATATGCAGAATTAAAAATTCCAATCGGTATCATCAATACTTCTTGGGGCGGAACAAACGTAGAAACCTGGACAAGCCGTGAAGCTTTTCAAAACAGCCCGGAATTCAAAGCGATGATTGCAGATGTTCCAGTGGTAGATATTGATTCGGTTTTTGAAATTTATAAGAAATCAGTTTTAGATAATCTCAAAAAAGTACAAGGTTTTGATGTTTCTCTGGAAAATGAAAATCAATTTAAAGATCCTAACTTTCAGGATAAAAACTGGCCGGAAATAAAAGTGCCTTCGCTTTGGGAAAATCAGCAGATTGGCAATATCGATGGAATTGTCTGGATGCGAAAAACAATTGTTTTAACAGCAGAACAAGCCAAAAAAGAAGCTGTTTTGCATTTGGCAAAAGTTGACGACGAAGACAAAACTTATGTCAATGGAGTTGAAGTTGGAACGAATAATCTTTGGGACAAACTACGAGTTTATAAAATTCCTGCAAATGTCTTGAAAGAGGGTACCAATGTAATCGCGGTTAGAATTACAGATTACAGCGGCGGCGGCGGAATCTATGGCGATCCAACTGATTTAAAAATCGATTTTAAAGACACAAATCTTCCGCTTGACGGACTTTGGAAGTTTAATGTTGTACAGGTAAAAATTGCGATTTCGCCAAACAGTTATCCTTCATTATTGTACAATGCCATGGTAAATCCGTTGGTTCCTTACGCGATGCAGGGCGTTTTGTGGTATCAGGGCGAAGCCAATGTTTGGAGAGCAGCAGAATACAAAAAGTCATTTCCGTTAATGATCAACGATTGGAGAACTAAATTCAAACAAGGAGACTTTCCTTTTTACTTTGTTCAATTGTCAACTTTCGACGAATTTGGTGGTAACAGTCAGAAAGGAAGCCGTTGGGCAGAACTTCGCGAAGCACAATCTGAAACTTTAAAATTGAAAAATACCGGAATGGTGGTTACAACCGATATTGGTAACGCAAAAGACATTCATCCAACCAACAAACAAGACGTCGGTTTACGATTAGCGGCAGTTGCGATGAACAATATTTACGGTAAAAAACAAGTTCACAGCGGACCAGCTTATAAGTCTCAAGAAATAAAAGGAAATCAAATCATTTTGACTTTTGATAACATTGGCAGTGGAATATCAACGCCAAATAACGATGAATTAAAAGGATTCGAAATTGCAGGTTCAGACAAAGTTTTTCATGCCGCGAAAGCGATAATCAAAGACAACAAAATCATTGTTTCAAGCGATAAAGTTCAAAATCCAGTTGCAGTGCATTATGGATGGGCAGATGATGATACAGCAATTAATCTTTTCAATAAAGAAAAATTCCCTGCATCGCCTTTCAGAACCGATAATTGGGAAATGATTACGGCGAATGAAAAGTATTCGGTTAGTAAGTAG
- a CDS encoding glycoside hydrolase family 3 C-terminal domain-containing protein — MKNKMIFLSAALVFALFTSCKNDAQTLASNTAETEEYVGKEISTDHDAEIDKLISQMTLEEKIGMLHGNSMFANAGVKRLGIPELKMADGPLGVREEISRDNWAPAGWTNDFATYYPAGGALAATWNAEMAHTFGTSLGEELRARDKDMLLSPAINMVRTPLGGRTYEYMSEDPFLNKKIAVPLIVGLQEKDVMACVKHYAANNQETNRDFVDVQIDERTLREIYLPAFEASVKEAKAYSIMGAYNKFRGEYLCENDYMLNKILRDEWGFKGIVVSDWAAVHSTAKALKNGLDIEMGTPKPFNEFFLADKLIAAVKSGEVSEKEIDLHVKRILRTLFQVKAMGGGTRAKGSIATEAHYQDAYKIAAEAIVLLKNDNNALPLKLDGVKSIAVIGNNATKKNALGGFGAGVKTKREVTPLEGLKNRLPSSVKINYAEGYLERYDERNKGNLGNITANGPVTIDKLDDAKVQEAVEAAKNSDVAIIFAGSNRDYETEASDRRDLHLPFGQEELIRKVTAANPKTIVVMIAGAPFDINEVSQKSSALVWSWFNGSEGGNALADVILGKVNPSGKLPWTMPKQLKDSPAHATNSFPGDKTVNYAEGILIGYRWFDTKNVAPLYPFGYGLSYTTFALDNAKANKESYAQNEVIEVTVDVKNTGKVDGKEVVQLYTSKSDSKITRAAQELKGFKKASVKAGGSEKVTIKVPVKELAYYDVASKKWTVEPGKYTIKLGTSSRDIKKELQVTVK, encoded by the coding sequence ATGAAAAACAAAATGATATTCCTTTCGGCAGCTCTTGTTTTTGCATTGTTTACTTCATGTAAAAATGATGCACAAACGTTAGCTTCAAATACAGCAGAGACAGAAGAATACGTAGGAAAAGAAATAAGCACAGATCATGATGCGGAAATCGACAAACTGATTTCGCAGATGACATTAGAAGAAAAAATCGGAATGCTTCACGGAAACAGTATGTTTGCTAATGCGGGCGTAAAACGTTTAGGAATTCCAGAATTAAAAATGGCCGATGGTCCGTTAGGAGTTCGTGAAGAAATTTCACGCGACAATTGGGCTCCAGCGGGATGGACAAACGACTTTGCAACTTATTATCCTGCAGGAGGAGCTTTGGCAGCAACTTGGAACGCAGAAATGGCGCATACTTTTGGAACCAGTTTAGGAGAAGAATTACGTGCCAGAGACAAAGACATGTTACTTTCGCCAGCCATCAATATGGTGAGAACACCGCTTGGAGGAAGAACATACGAATACATGTCTGAAGATCCGTTTTTGAATAAAAAAATCGCCGTGCCTTTGATCGTTGGTTTACAAGAAAAAGACGTAATGGCTTGCGTAAAACATTATGCAGCAAACAATCAGGAAACGAATCGTGATTTTGTCGATGTACAAATTGACGAGCGTACACTTCGTGAAATTTACCTTCCAGCTTTTGAAGCTTCAGTAAAAGAAGCAAAAGCATACAGTATAATGGGAGCTTACAATAAATTTAGAGGCGAATATTTATGTGAAAATGATTATATGCTGAATAAAATCCTTCGTGATGAATGGGGATTTAAAGGAATTGTAGTTTCAGACTGGGCAGCGGTGCATTCTACAGCAAAAGCCTTGAAAAATGGTTTGGATATTGAAATGGGAACACCAAAACCTTTCAATGAATTTTTCTTAGCCGATAAATTAATTGCAGCCGTTAAATCGGGAGAAGTTTCTGAAAAAGAAATTGATCTTCACGTAAAACGTATTTTAAGAACGCTGTTTCAAGTAAAAGCAATGGGCGGCGGAACTCGTGCAAAAGGAAGCATCGCAACAGAAGCGCATTACCAAGATGCTTACAAAATTGCTGCAGAAGCAATCGTATTGTTGAAAAACGATAATAATGCATTGCCATTAAAACTAGACGGAGTAAAATCTATTGCTGTTATTGGAAACAATGCAACAAAGAAAAATGCTCTAGGCGGATTTGGTGCTGGAGTTAAAACAAAAAGAGAAGTTACGCCTTTGGAAGGTCTTAAAAACAGACTTCCTTCATCAGTTAAAATCAATTATGCTGAAGGATATTTAGAGCGTTATGATGAAAGAAACAAAGGCAACTTAGGAAATATTACAGCTAACGGCCCAGTAACCATCGATAAATTAGACGATGCAAAAGTACAAGAAGCAGTAGAAGCAGCTAAAAACTCTGATGTGGCAATCATTTTTGCAGGTTCAAACCGTGATTATGAAACAGAAGCTTCAGATAGAAGAGATTTGCATTTGCCTTTCGGACAAGAAGAATTAATTAGAAAAGTTACGGCAGCTAATCCTAAAACTATTGTGGTTATGATTGCCGGCGCTCCTTTTGATATTAATGAAGTAAGTCAGAAATCTTCTGCTTTGGTTTGGAGCTGGTTCAATGGTTCTGAAGGAGGAAATGCTTTGGCAGATGTAATTTTAGGAAAAGTAAATCCGTCAGGAAAATTGCCTTGGACAATGCCTAAACAGTTGAAAGATTCTCCTGCACATGCAACAAACAGTTTCCCTGGAGATAAAACGGTAAATTATGCTGAAGGAATCTTAATTGGGTATCGTTGGTTTGATACTAAAAATGTGGCTCCTTTATATCCTTTTGGTTACGGATTATCATACACAACTTTTGCGCTTGATAATGCAAAAGCAAATAAAGAATCTTACGCTCAAAATGAGGTAATTGAAGTTACTGTTGATGTTAAAAATACTGGAAAAGTAGACGGAAAAGAAGTAGTGCAATTATATACTTCAAAATCTGATTCTAAAATTACTCGTGCAGCACAGGAACTAAAAGGATTCAAAAAAGCTTCTGTGAAAGCAGGAGGTTCTGAAAAAGTAACTATTAAAGTACCAGTAAAAGAATTGGCTTATTACGATGTTGCATCTAAAAAATGGACAGTTGAGCCAGGAAAATACACTATTAAATTGGGAACTTCTTCAAGAGATATTAAAAAAGAACTTCAAGTAACAGTAAAATAA
- a CDS encoding phenylalanine--tRNA ligase subunit alpha: MIDKIKQHIEEAKAFNDKNKESLEQFRIKYLGSKGLLKELFTEFKNIPNDQKKDFGQVINTLKAVAEEKVRVIQEELESKEESKGIFGDLTRAAEPVIIGSRHPISIVKNQIIDIFANIGFNVSEGPEIEDDWHNFTALNLPEYHPARDMQDTFFIQTNPDVLLRTHTSSVQVRYMENHKPPIRTISPGRVFRNEAISSRSHCIFHQVEGLYIDKDVSFADLKQTLLYFTKEMFGKSKIRLRPSYFPFTEPSAEIDIYWGLKTETDYRITKGTGWLEIGGCGMVDPNVLKNCDINPDEFNGFAFGMGVERIAMLLYQIGDIRMFYENDVRFLEQFKSNI, encoded by the coding sequence ATGATAGATAAGATAAAACAACATATAGAGGAAGCCAAAGCCTTTAATGATAAAAATAAAGAATCTTTAGAACAATTCCGTATTAAATATTTAGGCAGTAAAGGTTTATTGAAAGAACTTTTTACTGAATTTAAAAATATTCCAAACGATCAGAAAAAGGATTTTGGACAGGTTATAAATACTTTAAAAGCGGTTGCCGAAGAAAAAGTAAGAGTTATTCAGGAAGAACTTGAAAGCAAAGAGGAATCAAAAGGTATTTTTGGTGATTTGACTCGTGCTGCAGAACCAGTAATTATTGGTTCACGCCACCCGATTTCTATCGTTAAAAATCAGATTATAGATATTTTTGCGAATATCGGATTCAATGTTTCTGAAGGACCAGAAATTGAAGACGACTGGCATAACTTTACGGCATTAAATTTACCAGAATACCATCCGGCGCGTGATATGCAGGATACATTTTTCATTCAGACTAATCCTGATGTGTTATTGCGTACGCATACGTCATCAGTTCAGGTGCGTTATATGGAAAATCATAAACCGCCAATTCGTACAATTTCACCGGGACGTGTTTTCCGTAACGAAGCAATTTCATCTCGTTCTCATTGTATTTTCCATCAAGTGGAAGGATTGTACATTGATAAAGATGTATCTTTTGCCGACTTGAAACAGACATTACTTTATTTCACAAAAGAAATGTTCGGAAAATCTAAGATTCGTCTTCGTCCGTCTTATTTCCCATTTACAGAGCCAAGTGCTGAAATTGATATCTATTGGGGTTTAAAAACCGAAACAGATTACAGAATCACAAAAGGAACTGGATGGCTGGAAATTGGAGGATGCGGAATGGTAGATCCAAACGTTTTGAAAAACTGTGATATTAATCCAGATGAATTCAACGGTTTTGCTTTCGGAATGGGAGTAGAGCGTATTGCAATGCTTTTATACCAAATTGGCGATATCCGTATGTTTTATGAAAACGATGTTCGTTTCTTAGAGCAGTTTAAATCAAATATATAA